The genomic region ATGCCAAGATCTATCACGAGGCCGAGCGCTTGGGTGTCCGATTTATTATTGGTGGTGAATGTGGTCATATGTGGCGTGTAAAACATCAGTACATGGATACCGCTACAGGTCCGGCCCCTAAGAACCTTGAAGTACCTCGTAGCCCGATTACCGGGACGGTTTTTGAGCATGCCAAATCTACCAAGATGATCCACATTTGTGAATTTACAGCAGACCTCATTGCTCATGGTAAACTTGACTTAGATCCTTCACGCAATGATAAGTATGTGGTTACTTATCATGATTCTTGTAACCCATCTCGTGGTATGGGCTTTTTTGAAGAACCTAGGTTTATCCTTAAGAATGTATGTAACAATTTTTATGAAATGCCTGAAAACACTATTCGTGAAAAGACATTCTGTTGTGGTAGTGGTTCTGGTCTTAACACGGATGAATTTATGGACATGCGTATGCGAGGTGGCCTACCCAGGGCCAATGCTGTTAAGTATGTCCATGAAAAATATGGTGTCAATATGTTAGCCTGTATTTGTGCCATTGACCGTGCGGCTCTGCCCACCCTTATGAATTACTGGGTGCCCGAAGTACAGGTTTGCGGGGTCCACGAATTAGTAGCTAACGCCTTGGTCTTTCCTCATGAGAAGAAAGGGGAAAGAGAGCGTGAACTTAACTTGCGTCAAGAACCTTTGAAGCCGGAGGGCGAAGAAAATGCATGATGCCGGCAAAGTTATCCCAGGAATTGTTGTATTGGTTGTGTTGGTGACGTTGCCATTTTGGTGGAATTTGGGAAAGGCTGCCCCCAGGATAGAACTGGAGTTGCCAAAGCAGTACAAAAATTGTGTGGAAGATAGAAAGTTTATGGCTCGTGATCACATGAAGCTTCTTAATGAATGGCGTAATGAATTAGTTAGAAACGGACAGTTTGAATATGTTAATTCAAAAGGGCAGACTTTTCCTATAAAGTTTCAGGAAGGGTGTCTAAAATGTCATCCTAGTCGTAGTAAGTTTTGTGATAGGTGTCATAATTTTGTAGAAGTAAAACCTTATTGTTGGAATTGTCACTATTCGCCGGAGGAGATGAAAGTATGGGCGACAAAAAACGTAAAATTAAAAGAAGAGGCTTTCTCAAAGCAGCCGGCTTCGCATCATTAGTTGGGGTTTGGGCTTCGGCTACAGCTGGCCTTTTATCCGGACAGAAAGTAAGGGCCCAAACATATAAGCCTGGCCCAAATTCTTTGGTGGCCGGTCGGTGGGCAATGGTTATTGATACCCGGATATGTACCGAACACCCTGAGTGTAGGGATTGTATAGAGGCGTGCCATAGTTGGCATAATGTGCCCAAGTTTCCTGATAAAAAACATGAAATAAAATGGATTTGGGATACGCACTTCCATAATGCGTTCCCGTACCAGTATAATGAATATGATGCGGACTATATAAAAGAAAAACGTATTATAGTTTTGTGTAACCATTGTGAAAGTCCTCCGTGTGTTAGGGTGTGTCCTACACAGGCTACTTTTAAACGAGAGGATGGCATTGTAATGATGGATATGCACCGTTGTATTGGCTGTCGTTTTTGTATGGGAGCATGTCCTTTTGGAGCTCGTAATTTTAATTGGTTTGATCCTCGTCCTTATATTAACAAACCTAATTACGCCTATCCTACTAGGATGCGAGGCGTAGTAGAAAAATGTATTTTTTGTTTTGATCAGTTACATGAAGGGAAGTTGCCAATATGTGTCAGAGCATGTAAGTATGGTGCTATAACCTTTGGAGATTTAGCTGATCCTAATTCTAAGGTTAATGAATTGCTCAGGAAGCATCATACAATACGTAGAAAAGTCAATTTAGGTACTGGTCCTTGTGTATTTTATATCATTTAAGTGAGGTGGACCTATGTTTGAGAAGGCTTTAGTTGGAAGTAAAAAGTATTATGCTTTAGTATTTTTCTTAGCGTTTTTGTTTCTTATTGGACTTGCTTGTTTTATATATCAGATGCAAGTTGGTTTAGGTATTACTGGGATGAGTCGCGATGTTTCCTGGGGTCTCTATGTTTGTCAGTTTACTTACCTAGTGGGGATTGCAGCCTCGGGGGTTATGGTGGTCTTGCCTTATTATTTACATAACTATAAGGAATACGCTCGGTTAGTTATATTTGGTGAGTTCATGGCTATAGCCGCGGTTTTGATGTGTATTCTTTTTATTCTTGTTGATATTGGTCAAACTCATCGTGTTATGAACGTGGCTTTACATCCTACTCCTAATTCTGTCATGTTTTATGACATGATAGTTTTATGCGGTTATTTGATGCTTAATATTATTTGCGGATGGACCGCTCTTTCTGCCATGTATAAAGGTACTAAATATCCCAAGTGGGTTAAGCCTTTTATTTATCTTTCTATTCCCTGGGCCTTTAGTATTCATACTGTTACGGCCTTTTTGTATGCTGGTATGCCTGATCGTCATCTTTGGCTTACCGCTGTAATGGCTCCTCGATTTCTTGCGTCAGCTTTTTGCTCTGGGCCGGCACTTCTTTTAATTTTACTTTATATTGTTAAAGCGTTTACGCGATTTGATCCAGGAGAAAAAGCTATAAAGGCGTTAGCTAAAACTATTACTTATGCTTTGATTGCTAATTTGTTTTTGTTTGGTTGTGAGCTTTTTACGGCCTTGTATAGTAATATTCCCACCCACAAGCATCCATTACAGTATCTTTTCTTTGGCTTAGAAGGGCATTATAAATTAGTGCCTTGGATGTGGACTGCATATATTTCTATGGCAGTGGCCGCTATACTATTAGTCATTCCTAAAGTTCGTAATAATTTACAAATTCTTCCTTTCCTTTGTGCACTAGTTGTTTTGGGAACCTGGATTGATAAGGGAATGGGATTGGTTATAGGTGGTTTTATTCCTAATCCTCTAGAAGAAATTACCGAATATACCCCCACATTACCAGAAGTTATGATTGCTATAGGCATTTGGGCGTTTGGTTTTCTGGTCATTACTATCCTTTATAAAATGGTTATTTCTGTAATGGAAAGTAGAAGATTAATTTAATTCTTACTGAGGACCAATAAAGCCGGGCCCATGCCCGGCTTTATATTTTTAACGAGGATTTATTGCGTATGTCTTCTTTAATAAACTTTCCTCGTCTCTTGATTTCTGCACAAAAAGGAGGGGCAGGGAAGACTTTAGTTTCTTTAGGTCTGGTTTCGGCTTTATCGTCTATTGGAAGTAATGTTATTCCCTTTAAAAAAGGCCCTGATTATATCGATGCTGGTTGGCTTGCCTTTGCTGCTAAGCGGCCTTGCTATAATCTCGACCCTTTTTTAATGTCTTCAGAAATCATTCTTTCTTCTTTTTTGTCTCATGCTGCCTCTGATGCTATTGCTATTATTGAAGGTAACCGTGGTCTTCTTGATGGAGTTGATGTTCAGGGAAGTTGTAGCAGTGCACAATTAGCCAGGATCCTCAAGACACCTGTTATTCTCGTCTTAGATTGTACTAAAGTTACGAGAACTTTGGCAGCTTTTGTTAAAGGTTGTCAGGTTCTTGAACCTGATTTGATTTTTGGTGGTGTTATTTTAAATCAAATTGTTCGCCTTAGGCATGCTGATATTATTACTCGCTCTATAGAAACTTATACTGACCTTAATGTTTTAGGAGTGCTTCCTAGACTCAAGAACTTTTCCTTTCCTATGAGACATTTGGGATTACTTCCTTGGCAGGAACATGGAGAAGGCGAAGTTATTATTAAAATTTTAACAGAAAAGATTAAAGAAAATGTGGACTTAGATAAAGTTTTAGAAGTAGCTCAAAATGCTCCCTCTTTTTCTTCAAGTGTGCCAATATTTTGGCCAAATAGAGAAAAAGATGTAAAAATTGGTGTTTTTCGAGATGAAGCCTTTCAATTTTATTATCCTGAAAATTTAGAAGCTTTAACTGCTCTTGGGGCAGAGCTTATTTTCTTAGATGCTTTAAGAGATTCATCTCTTCCTAGTCTTGATGCTCTTTACATTGGTGGAGGGTTCCCTGAAACTCAGGCCGAATATTTAGAGGCCAATTCCTCTTTGAGAAAAGACATTAAAGAAGCTGCCCTAGCTGGCCTTCCAATTTATGCTGAGTGCGGTGGCTTAATGTATCTTGGACGTCGTATTTTATGGCAAAATAAAGCTTTTGATATGGTAGGAGCCTTACCCATTGATTTCGAGGTGGGAGAAAAGCCTCAAGGACACGGATACGTAAAGGCTAAAATTGTGGCTGAAAACCCCTTCTATCCTTTAAATATGGAATTATCGGGACATGAATTTCATTATTCAAAACCTATAAACTGGCAAAAGGGTGATTTTTCTTTAGTGATGAAACTTTCCAAAGGCCATGGTTTTTACCAAGGCTATGATGGAGTGGTGTATAAAAATATTTTTGGAGCCTATACCCATGTCCATGTTTTAGGTATACCGGTTTGGGCCGTAGGTTTAATAGAAGCGGCCAAAAAATGGAAAGAAGGTTTAACTTTTGATTTTAGAAATATTTGTCAGGATCAAACTTTGGTGTTAAATGGAATTAACAATTTTATTAAATCTTAAAATAAGGAGGCGCGTATGTTTGAAATTACCATCGATTACGACAAGTGTGCTGCAGACGGCGAATGCATTGATTCCTGCCCTGCTCAGGTCTTTGATGAAGGCGAAGATGGAAAGCCTGTGATTGCTCGCCCTGAAGATTGTCTTGGCTGTGAGACCTGTGTAGAAGTTTGCCCTGAGGGTGCTATCACTGTTACTGAAATGTAGCTTTTAGAAGGGGGCTTGGCCCCCCTTCTTTAATTCTTCCTGAATTTTTTTAAATTCCTTTTCAAACTCTTCAAATTTTTCATATTTAATAAACTCTTCCAATAGCCTTATCTTTATTTGCCAATTGGGATCCTTTTTAATTTCGGAATGTAAAGTTAGAAATTTTTTCAATTTTTCTTGGGCTTTTATTTTTTGCCTTTTTCTTTCTTTGATAGCTTTTTCTTCGGCCTTTTTAGCCCATTCCAGAGATTTTTCTAAATAGAATTGAGTATAACGATAATTTTTTTCTTCAAGAGCTTTTTGGGCTTTCTGAAAGTAGTCCTGAGCCTTTTGCCACGGCTTGGGAGCAAATTTAGGAGCTCCCTCCCAAAAGGCCTTTTCAAGAGCTTTTTGGGTTTTTTCTAAAAGCTCGTTAGGGACTTTTTCCTTTTTTAAAACTTTATTAAGATAAGGTATCTGTTTTAACAGATTTTCTACTTTTTCTGGTAGGGTGAATCCTGTGGAAAAAAATAAGGTACCCAAAAGTAAAATATAAAGAAGGGCCTTTGAAGTTTGCCGAAAATTTACTATATGAAAGAAAAACATTCTCATGAAAGAATTATAAAAATAAGGTGGGAAAAGTGAAGAAGATTTTATCCATTTTTTTATTGTTACTGCTTGTAGCCATTGTGGGTGTATTGTCTTTTTTGTTTTTCTTTAAATTTGAAGGTAATCCTCCTGTAGTTGAAAAGCTTTCCCTGCCTAAAGCCTTAGGTAAAGAGGCTAGATTAGAATTAAAAGTAGCTGATAATCGTTCTGGTATTCGAGAAATATCTATCTTTTTGGAACAAAATAAAAAGATTGAAAAGGTCTTTGAAAAAAAATATGAAGTAGATCCTATATGGGGCTCTTCAGTAAAAGAAGCCGATTTTGAGGTAACTTTTTCGCCTTTTAAATTGGGTTTTAAAGATGGCCAGGCTACTTTAATAATCAAGGTGGTAGATGCTTCTTGGCGCAATAAGTTAAAGGGAAACTGGATTGCCTATCAAAAGAAAGTTTTGCTTGATCTTACTTCGCCCCACATTGTGGTTAAATCCCCTATGCATTATTTTGTTCCAGGCGGCAGTAACTTGGTGGTCTATTCTATTTCAGAGCCAGTAGTTCGCCAGGGTATAATGGTAGATAATTTATTTTTTAAAGGTTATCCCGATCCTAAAAAAACTAATCTTTATTATTGTCTAGTGGCCATACCTCTTAACAAAAAACGTGTACATCGTATGTATATAGAGGCTCAAGATGAAGCCGGGAATAAAGCTACTTTCCCCGTGGCCTTTTATTTAAAGTCTAAAAAATATCGTCGAGATGTAATCAATATTTCAGATCGATTTCTTGAACGAAAGATACCCGAATTTTGGGATCGGTATCCTCAAATTCCCAGAGATGACATGTTAAAAGCTTTTATTTATATCAATACAGAACTTCGTAAAGAAAACAATAAGAAAATATCAGAAATTGCCAAAATTTCACAAATAAAAGAATTCTATGGCTATAAATTCTTTTTACAACTACCTAAATCAGCAACTAGGGCTTTATTTGGGGATTATCGTACCTATTACTACAAAGGCAAAAAAATAGGCAATGCTTATCATATGGGAATTGATCTTGCTTCAGTAGCAGGAGCTCCTGTTCCAGCTGCTGCTTCTGGAAAAGTTGTTTTCGCTGATTATTTAGGCATCTACGGAAATACCATTATTATAGACCATGGTTATGGTCTGTTTAGCCTTTATGCGCATCTTTCAGGTTTTACGGTGGCCAAGGGAGATATGGTTAAAAGAGGGCAGTTAATAGGTTATACAGATACAACAGGACTAGCGGGAGGAGATCACCTTCACTTTTCGGTACTAGTCCAAGGCGTTTTTGTGGAACCGCTTGAGTGGTTTGATCCTAATTGGGTTAAAACCCGTATAGCCGAGAAATTGGAAAATAATCAGTAGAGCCTTTGAATTTTAATAGAAATATGGCTTAGGCTCATTTATTTTGTCATTGTTAGCTAGCTCTTTTGGTTGGTGGCTCAAATCTTGAGACATGGGCCGGCGAGGTCTGGCGAAGTAGTCTCTTAAATAAAAGATTTTGCAAAGGTCTCTTTAACGTAACAGGTAAGGTTTGGCTGGATAGGGTTTAATTTTTTCTGCCGTGAGCAGCTCTTTTAAGAGATTTAATTTCTTTTCAAGGTTTTTTTCTTTTTTGACTTGCCTAAAGTAATGAAGGCCAAATGGAAAGTTTTGTAAATACCAGAAAAGCCACAATTCAAAACGTTTTTCTTGAAGCTTTTTGGGTAGAAGCTTCTCTATCAAACTCCAATGTTTAGAGGGAGCATCGGTAGGAGAAGGCGGATTAATAATTTCTTTATTCTGGAAAAATTTTTTGATATCACGGAAGATCCAGGGCCGCAAAAGAGCAGCCCTTCCAATCATTACACCCTGGCAACCAGTAGTTTCAAATAATTTTTGGGCATCTTCTGGAGAAAAAATATCTCCATTCCCTATTATCGGGATAGAAAGATTTTCTACCAAAAGCTTAATTTCTTCCCAACGAGCTGGTCTTTTGAAACCTTCCTCAGCAGTGCGAGGATGAAGAGTAATAAATTCAATGCCAGCGGCTACAATAGTTTGGGCAAAATGTAGGAGTTTATCTGGATTGTGTTCAAAACCACTTCTTATTTTGGCAGAAATTGGCTTTGTAGTAACTTCTTTTACGGCCGCAACTATTTCAGCGCATAAGCTCGGCTTTTTCATAAGAGAAACACCCCAGCCATAGCGTTGTATAGCTCCTCTAGCACAACCAAAATTTAAATCATATCCAGCAAAGAGGTTCAATTTTTCCAGATGTTTAACGGCTTTGCGAAATAAGGCCGGGTCTTTACCTGCTAGCTGTGCTATTAAAGGTTTGTCTTTTTCAGCAGTTATTAAATAGGGATCTTTTTCCGGATTTTGATAAACAATAGCCCGAACATTTAGCATTTCTGTAAAAAAGAAATCGGGTTTACCATAAGAAGCTACTAATTCTCTAAAGGCGGCGTGGGTAAGGCCGGCCATAGGGGCGAGCAATAAAAGTTTTTTCATCGCTTTGTATAATTAGCAAGCTTTTACAAGGGCTTGTTAACTAATGTGGGTTTTACGTGTTGCGATACCACTTCTTTAGTGGCTGTTACTTTTAGTTTTTCGAACAAAAAAGTTAATTTTTCGGCTAAAGTGGCCATTATTTCTTTTTTGATTTTCGGGTCAAGATTCCACCACTCTTTTTTGAATGGTCCGAAGCCTCTTTTGCGTACTTTATAAATGAACTGGGCCTCGGTCATGCCTTCTTTCCATTCGTTTTTAAAGTTTTCTTTTAGGTAGGTGTAAATTTTCTGGCGGAATTCTTCTGGCAAAGCCGGGTGATCATAAATCAAATTTTGAAAACCAGTGGCTAAATGAATTTCACAGCACCTCACTTCAGGAAAGAGGTGAAACATTTCGTCTGGAAGAGTAGAAGCACCGTGCTGTACCGCCCCTGCCAAGCCAAATTCCTGACGAGCAATTTCGGAAAGTTTTTTTAAGGTGTCAAAGTCAACGGCCACTTTGGCCACTGAGCCGTCAGGCAATACCACTCCACCATGGGCTGTACCTGTTTGGACGCTTATCTTAGAGATCCCAGGTTTTCTTTTTAAATGGAATAAATATTCTTCCATAAAAGCCCGCAGCTCTTCTGGAGTGCTATTTTTCCCGCCGATTTCGCCAATTTCACCACCTACAGTTACCGTAATGCCTTCGGGTTGGTGTTCCCTTATATAGTCGGTCATCTCTGCAGTTAGTAATGAATTATAGTGTTGCTGTTCGCGGAGAGTTGGTTTGTCAAGAACTACCAAAGTGGAGGCGTCAATGTCTATTTGATAAAACTCGGCCTCAAGGGCTTCATCAATGAGTTTAATAATGTTTTGTTTTTCTTTTTCAGGGGCAGCAAAAAAGGCCTTGCGATTAAATTGAAAATGATCTCCCTGGATAAAAACCGGCCCTGTGTAGCCTTCGCGAGCCGCTGCCGCTGTAACCACGCTGGCGTATTCCAACGGGCGTTGTTTGGTATAACCCATTTCAGACCGGGCTATTTCAAAAATAACCGCTCCTACATTCTGGGCTATAGCTACCCTAAAAACAGTGCGGGCAAAGTCATAGGTGAGCCCGCGGATGTTTATAGCGGGTACGGTAAAACCCAAAAAATTTTGGGCCATGGCCTTATAAAGTTCAAAGATAGAAGCTGGTATGGCTCCAAGGGCCTTGGCTATTTCTTTTACTAAAGTAAGTTGCCTTTCTTTGAGTTTTTTATCTTCAGTGAAGACGGCTTCATAAACCAAATTATCAAGGGCCTTTCTGGCGGCTTCTTCGTCAAGGATTTTTATGCCTTCTCTAGTAATTTCAAAACCTTTCATTTCAGGCCTCCACTATTTTTCGGCTGAAAAGAAGATAGGCCGTATGGCCTATCATTCTATCTTCCGGGCGGAATCTTTCAGGGTTTGTTTTATAAAATCTTAACATTATTTCCAGCACTTCCGTACCAGCAAAAGGCAATTTTTCCATGGCCTTTAAAGTTTCGCTTACCTGGTTGGCTGTAGGAAGGAGGATCCCTAAAGGGCAGCCAGGTTTTAAGGCCTGCCAAGCGGCCTCAAGCAAGTCCCAGGGAGTTTTTAAATCAAGAAATACGGCATCAACCTCTTCTTTTTCGTCAAATTTTTCTTGAGCTTCCCCTTTAAAAACTACCCTCTCCGCCAGGCCAAAGCGGTTTAGGTTTTCTTTAGCTACATTTTGAAAGCGTTTTTCTTTTTCG from Thermodesulfatator indicus DSM 15286 harbors:
- the dsrJ gene encoding sulfate reduction electron transfer complex DsrMKJOP subunit DsrJ — encoded protein: MHDAGKVIPGIVVLVVLVTLPFWWNLGKAAPRIELELPKQYKNCVEDRKFMARDHMKLLNEWRNELVRNGQFEYVNSKGQTFPIKFQEGCLKCHPSRSKFCDRCHNFVEVKPYCWNCHYSPEEMKVWATKNVKLKEEAFSKQPASHH
- the dsrO gene encoding sulfate reduction electron transfer complex DsrMKJOP subunit DsrO; protein product: MGDKKRKIKRRGFLKAAGFASLVGVWASATAGLLSGQKVRAQTYKPGPNSLVAGRWAMVIDTRICTEHPECRDCIEACHSWHNVPKFPDKKHEIKWIWDTHFHNAFPYQYNEYDADYIKEKRIIVLCNHCESPPCVRVCPTQATFKREDGIVMMDMHRCIGCRFCMGACPFGARNFNWFDPRPYINKPNYAYPTRMRGVVEKCIFCFDQLHEGKLPICVRACKYGAITFGDLADPNSKVNELLRKHHTIRRKVNLGTGPCVFYII
- the dsrP gene encoding sulfate reduction electron transfer complex DsrMKJOP subunit DsrP; protein product: MFEKALVGSKKYYALVFFLAFLFLIGLACFIYQMQVGLGITGMSRDVSWGLYVCQFTYLVGIAASGVMVVLPYYLHNYKEYARLVIFGEFMAIAAVLMCILFILVDIGQTHRVMNVALHPTPNSVMFYDMIVLCGYLMLNIICGWTALSAMYKGTKYPKWVKPFIYLSIPWAFSIHTVTAFLYAGMPDRHLWLTAVMAPRFLASAFCSGPALLLILLYIVKAFTRFDPGEKAIKALAKTITYALIANLFLFGCELFTALYSNIPTHKHPLQYLFFGLEGHYKLVPWMWTAYISMAVAAILLVIPKVRNNLQILPFLCALVVLGTWIDKGMGLVIGGFIPNPLEEITEYTPTLPEVMIAIGIWAFGFLVITILYKMVISVMESRRLI
- a CDS encoding cobyrinate a,c-diamide synthase, whose protein sequence is MSSLINFPRLLISAQKGGAGKTLVSLGLVSALSSIGSNVIPFKKGPDYIDAGWLAFAAKRPCYNLDPFLMSSEIILSSFLSHAASDAIAIIEGNRGLLDGVDVQGSCSSAQLARILKTPVILVLDCTKVTRTLAAFVKGCQVLEPDLIFGGVILNQIVRLRHADIITRSIETYTDLNVLGVLPRLKNFSFPMRHLGLLPWQEHGEGEVIIKILTEKIKENVDLDKVLEVAQNAPSFSSSVPIFWPNREKDVKIGVFRDEAFQFYYPENLEALTALGAELIFLDALRDSSLPSLDALYIGGGFPETQAEYLEANSSLRKDIKEAALAGLPIYAECGGLMYLGRRILWQNKAFDMVGALPIDFEVGEKPQGHGYVKAKIVAENPFYPLNMELSGHEFHYSKPINWQKGDFSLVMKLSKGHGFYQGYDGVVYKNIFGAYTHVHVLGIPVWAVGLIEAAKKWKEGLTFDFRNICQDQTLVLNGINNFIKS
- a CDS encoding 4Fe-4S dicluster domain-containing protein, yielding MFEITIDYDKCAADGECIDSCPAQVFDEGEDGKPVIARPEDCLGCETCVEVCPEGAITVTEM
- a CDS encoding DUF4398 domain-containing protein, translated to MRMFFFHIVNFRQTSKALLYILLLGTLFFSTGFTLPEKVENLLKQIPYLNKVLKKEKVPNELLEKTQKALEKAFWEGAPKFAPKPWQKAQDYFQKAQKALEEKNYRYTQFYLEKSLEWAKKAEEKAIKERKRQKIKAQEKLKKFLTLHSEIKKDPNWQIKIRLLEEFIKYEKFEEFEKEFKKIQEELKKGGQAPF
- a CDS encoding M23 family metallopeptidase, coding for MKKILSIFLLLLLVAIVGVLSFLFFFKFEGNPPVVEKLSLPKALGKEARLELKVADNRSGIREISIFLEQNKKIEKVFEKKYEVDPIWGSSVKEADFEVTFSPFKLGFKDGQATLIIKVVDASWRNKLKGNWIAYQKKVLLDLTSPHIVVKSPMHYFVPGGSNLVVYSISEPVVRQGIMVDNLFFKGYPDPKKTNLYYCLVAIPLNKKRVHRMYIEAQDEAGNKATFPVAFYLKSKKYRRDVINISDRFLERKIPEFWDRYPQIPRDDMLKAFIYINTELRKENNKKISEIAKISQIKEFYGYKFFLQLPKSATRALFGDYRTYYYKGKKIGNAYHMGIDLASVAGAPVPAAASGKVVFADYLGIYGNTIIIDHGYGLFSLYAHLSGFTVAKGDMVKRGQLIGYTDTTGLAGGDHLHFSVLVQGVFVEPLEWFDPNWVKTRIAEKLENNQ
- a CDS encoding tRNA dihydrouridine synthase; translated protein: MKKLLLLAPMAGLTHAAFRELVASYGKPDFFFTEMLNVRAIVYQNPEKDPYLITAEKDKPLIAQLAGKDPALFRKAVKHLEKLNLFAGYDLNFGCARGAIQRYGWGVSLMKKPSLCAEIVAAVKEVTTKPISAKIRSGFEHNPDKLLHFAQTIVAAGIEFITLHPRTAEEGFKRPARWEEIKLLVENLSIPIIGNGDIFSPEDAQKLFETTGCQGVMIGRAALLRPWIFRDIKKFFQNKEIINPPSPTDAPSKHWSLIEKLLPKKLQEKRFELWLFWYLQNFPFGLHYFRQVKKEKNLEKKLNLLKELLTAEKIKPYPAKPYLLR
- a CDS encoding class II fructose-bisphosphate aldolase encodes the protein MKGFEITREGIKILDEEAARKALDNLVYEAVFTEDKKLKERQLTLVKEIAKALGAIPASIFELYKAMAQNFLGFTVPAINIRGLTYDFARTVFRVAIAQNVGAVIFEIARSEMGYTKQRPLEYASVVTAAAAREGYTGPVFIQGDHFQFNRKAFFAAPEKEKQNIIKLIDEALEAEFYQIDIDASTLVVLDKPTLREQQHYNSLLTAEMTDYIREHQPEGITVTVGGEIGEIGGKNSTPEELRAFMEEYLFHLKRKPGISKISVQTGTAHGGVVLPDGSVAKVAVDFDTLKKLSEIARQEFGLAGAVQHGASTLPDEMFHLFPEVRCCEIHLATGFQNLIYDHPALPEEFRQKIYTYLKENFKNEWKEGMTEAQFIYKVRKRGFGPFKKEWWNLDPKIKKEIMATLAEKLTFLFEKLKVTATKEVVSQHVKPTLVNKPL
- a CDS encoding tRNA (adenine-N1)-methyltransferase — its product is MKINPQDLILLCTEEGRTYLVEVSKKNFQTHRDNFDLEGLIGKPFGSVLEGAKGSRAFALKPTIYDFLMKLKRVTQIIYPKDIGYILLRLNVGPGKTILECGTGSGSLLMAFSYAVGPEGRVISYEKEKRFQNVAKENLNRFGLAERVVFKGEAQEKFDEKEEVDAVFLDLKTPWDLLEAAWQALKPGCPLGILLPTANQVSETLKAMEKLPFAGTEVLEIMLRFYKTNPERFRPEDRMIGHTAYLLFSRKIVEA